Genomic window (Granulicella arctica):
AAGTCAAGTACCAGGAGACCATCTTTCGTGCGCTCGCCAGCCAATATGAGTTGGCGAAGATCGACGAGGCCAAGCAGGGTGCTGTATTCCAGGTGATTGATCTTGCCGTTCCCCCAGACCGCCGGTCCTACCCGCAACGAACGATACTTGTCATTCTAGCGGCGATGCTCGCATTTATTGCCGCCTGCGGAATCGTCTGTATGGGGGCGATGCTAGAAGCGCGGCGCTACGATCCAGAAGACGGTCTCAAGATGACGGCGCTTGTAGCTGCATGGCGGAATCGTGCCTGAAGGTAGATGGGTACGATGAATCCCAAACCTCAAGTGACTTGTATCCTCGTCAACTGGAATCGCTGGCAAGACACCTTGGAATGCCTTGAAGCACTCAGCAAGAGTACGTATACCAATGTGACTACGATTGTCGTGGACAATGGTTCAACGGATGATTCTGTGTCCCGAATTAAAGTTGCTTACCCAGCCGTATTGCTACTCGAAAGCGGTAGCAATTTAGGGTTTGCGGGCGGGAACAACATTGGCATCCGTAAATCACTAGAGAATGGAGCCGACTTTGTCTGGCTGCTGAACAATGACACGAAGCCGGCTCCTGACGCGCTTGCGGCGCTCGTTGGCAAGGCGCTAAGTGGCCCTAAGATCGGTGCCGTTTCCTCCGTCTGCTATTACGCCAGTACCCCATCAGTCGTGCAGGTCTGGGCAGGTGCTCAATTGAATCTGTGGATTGGCTATGGCAAAAACAGCACAGAGCCTCACCCTGATACATGGTTTGATTCGCTCTATGGCGCAAGTATGTTAATCACGACCGATGCACTGCGCGAGGTTGGACTGCTGGATCAGGGCTTCTTTCATTACTGGGAGGAAACCGAATTTTGTTTACGTCTACGCAAGAATAGATGGCGGCTTGCGGCCGCTCCCGACTCACACATCCTGCATAAAGTCGGAAAGAGCACGGGAGATCGATACTTGCTTGATCGATACTTCACTGCTTCCGGTTTGCGCCTTCTCCGTCGTCACTCTCCTGCTCCCGTACTAGCGATGATCCTGTTTGTGTTGATACGCATGACACGGAGGATCTTGCGTCTTCGTTTCGCACTCTGCAGGAGCGTCTGGGAAGGTGTCCAGGACTATCGTCATTCGTCCCATATTCCCCAAATTCACTAAAACGAGCTATACCGAAAGCGCCTCAATGTAAGCTTTATCAGCATCGAGTGTGTATATCTGACCTGTTCTATGCCACCACTCCTTATCCAATGCGTCGTCGTTCTTTACGAGTGTTCACTTGAAGAGTCGCGAACGCTGAACTCTCTGGCGACGGTATGGCGGAAGGATAGCGGTCTCGCAAAACAGATCGCGTTACTCATCTACGATAACTCCCCGCATCCTCAGCACTTCGACCTTGGGGGTTTCGAGTGCGGCATTATTGAATACCGCCGCGCCCTAACGAATGGCGGACTAGTTCCTGCCTACAACGAGGCGTTAGTCTCTGCACGTAAGCGCGAGATCAACTGGTTGCTTCTGCTCGATCAAGATACAACCATCCATTCGGATCTTCTGCCAGCCCTATTAGCCGCTATTAAATCGCCACCCGATGATGACGTATTTGCAATTGTGCCCAAACTTCTGCAACAAGGACATTTGATCTCTCCCCAGATCGTAGGGAAATTTAGAAACTATGACTACCCCGTCACGATGTCAGGAGTATCACAGAAGCACTTGACTGCACTGAACTCCGCGACGTGCCTCCGGGTTGAAGCTGTGACTGCGCTTGGTGGCTTTCCCGGAGTTTATTGGCTCGATTTTCTAGATCATGTTATGTTTCATCGACTTAACACTGCACACGGACGCACCTTGGTTCTTGATGTTGGGATAGAGCATCGGCTGTCGATCAAGAGTATAGAGAATGAAATGTCTCTCCATCGCTATACCAACGTGCTCGCCGCCGAATGGCGTTTTGTGCGCGAAACTGGTTGGGGAAACGGCACACTTACCCATCGTCTACGACTCTTAAAACGTGCCCTGAACTATGCGCTCACCTTGACAGACAAAGCTTACGCAGCAAAGACCTTGCGGGCTGCCTTCGCTTGGTGATCCGTCAAGCGAGAAGCTCCGACAGCGACAGGATAGTGTATTCTCCAGAAATGTCTCAGTAACATTCCGCAGATTTCTGACAGTTTGCTCCCTATCGAACCCCGCAATGACCAATCGCTCTACTCAGCTACCCGTCGAGCTACAAGACGCAGAGGAAGTACCTAAAAATATCGAAAATTCGCCTCCTCTTGCTAAGAATTCGTCACATGAGCCTTCCGGACTAGCGACCATCGTCTCGCGGAACATGGCTATCAGCCTTGCACGCGTAGCGGTAAATACGATTATCACGCTCGTTCTTCCTGCTTACCTGACGCATCACCTGCCGCTGGCGACCTATGGTGCATGGGTACTCATTCTTCAGTTCGGAGCCTATGTCTCATTCCTCGATCTGGGCATCCAGACTGGCGTAGCTAAATTTGTAGCCGAGTTCGACGCAAAGGGCGACAGCTACGGGGCGGGGCGTCATGCGAGTGCAGGCCTTGCCATTACGATCATGACCGGCCTGGTAGGCGTCGGTTTGACGTTAGTGCTCGCGTGGCAAGTTCCAAGGTTGTTTCAGGATATGCCGACGGTCCTTTACCGAGACGTTCGGATCAGCATCATGCTTATCGGTGTCTCTCTATCACTTGGACTCGTCAGTTCTGTTTTCTCCGCCGTCTTTATGGGTTTGCAACGATATGCGGTCCCAACTGTAATCGCCATCGTCAATCGACTTGCCTACACCGTAGTGATTCTTGCAGCAGTATTTCTTCACAGCAGCCTCGCCGTTATGGGTGCTATGGTTGCCGCGGTAAATGTAGCTGCCGCA
Coding sequences:
- a CDS encoding glycosyltransferase family 2 protein, which encodes MGTMNPKPQVTCILVNWNRWQDTLECLEALSKSTYTNVTTIVVDNGSTDDSVSRIKVAYPAVLLLESGSNLGFAGGNNIGIRKSLENGADFVWLLNNDTKPAPDALAALVGKALSGPKIGAVSSVCYYASTPSVVQVWAGAQLNLWIGYGKNSTEPHPDTWFDSLYGASMLITTDALREVGLLDQGFFHYWEETEFCLRLRKNRWRLAAAPDSHILHKVGKSTGDRYLLDRYFTASGLRLLRRHSPAPVLAMILFVLIRMTRRILRLRFALCRSVWEGVQDYRHSSHIPQIH
- a CDS encoding glycosyltransferase, coding for MPPLLIQCVVVLYECSLEESRTLNSLATVWRKDSGLAKQIALLIYDNSPHPQHFDLGGFECGIIEYRRALTNGGLVPAYNEALVSARKREINWLLLLDQDTTIHSDLLPALLAAIKSPPDDDVFAIVPKLLQQGHLISPQIVGKFRNYDYPVTMSGVSQKHLTALNSATCLRVEAVTALGGFPGVYWLDFLDHVMFHRLNTAHGRTLVLDVGIEHRLSIKSIENEMSLHRYTNVLAAEWRFVRETGWGNGTLTHRLRLLKRALNYALTLTDKAYAAKTLRAAFAW